From the genome of Notolabrus celidotus isolate fNotCel1 chromosome 5, fNotCel1.pri, whole genome shotgun sequence, one region includes:
- the LOC117812389 gene encoding calpain-5-like yields the protein MFASAVPYKNQHYAELKRNCIKDKTLFEDPEFPANNSSLYFRKPIPGYVEWKRPGDISDDPHLFVEGISAHDLNQGQVGNCWFVAACSCLALKPNLWKKVIPDHKDQEWDPKHPESYAGIFHFQFWVFGEWVDVVVDDRLPTINKELIYCHSKDNNEFWSALLEKAYSKLAGCYESLEGGNTGDAVVDFSGAVAEAISLEKEDYYKDQKKQDQLFEDLLKVYDREGIISCSIKAQPHEIEARMHNGLVKGHAYSVTAVKKVRLGHGLIAYFKNETIPLIRMRNPWGKTEWSGAWSDSSEEWAKIGDMERGSLGIVVEDDGEFWMSFADWCKFFTDVDVCRLINTSMISLHKTWHELVHFGSWTKNAEPLLNRCGGCLNHKRTYLQNPQYMFDVTKEEDEVLISLQQKDIRVHRRVGQGDNLSIGFSVLKVELNRKYRMHDILTQQSVANSTYINARTVFMRQMLPQGRYIIIPTTFEPQTLGDYMLRVFTDVDSGCRELIDDKPRVRCWSAFVGYPQVVSHVYVHGAEGLQNQESPGGADPYVIISCEGHSVRSTVKKDTLEPEFATSAIFYRKKIRKPITIELWNSNAVKDEFMGQVVLSGSVKDSIEPQRLQLRKRGRQMADEMPGNISLRIATATQLTAM from the exons ATGTTCGCCTCCGCTGTCCCGTACAAGAACCAGCACTATGCTGAGCTAAAGAGGAACTGTATCAAGGACAAGACGCTGTTTGAGGACCCAGAGTTTCCTGCCAACAATTCATCTCTGTATTTTAGGAAACCAATTCCTGGATATGTGGAGTGGAAACGACCCGGG GACATAAGTGATGACCCGCATCTGTTTGTGGAGGGCATCAGCGCCCACGACCTGAACCAGGGACAGGTGGGGAACTGTTGGTTTGTTGCTGCCTGTTCCTGCCTGGCCTTAAAGCCAAACCTGTGGAAGAAG gtgATACCTGATCATAAGGACCAGGAGTGGGATCCCAAACACCCGGAGAGCTATGCAGGGATCTTCCATTTCCAGTTCTGGGTGTTTGGAGAGTGGGTCGATGTGGTGGTGGATGACCGACTGCCTACAATCAATAAAGAGCTAATCTACTGTCACTCCAAAGACAACAACGAGTTCTGGAGCGCCCTGCTGGAGAAGGCCTACTCTAA GTTGGCTGGCTGCTATGAGTCCCTTGAGGGGGGAAACACTGGAGATGCTGTGGTAGATTTCAGTGGAGCTGTGGCTGAGGCCATCAGCCTGGAAAAAGAAGATTACTACAAAGACCAGAAAAAACAGGACCAGCTGTTTGAGGATCTACTAAAAGTCTACGACCGTGAAGGAATCATAAGCTGCTCCATTAAG GCACAGCCTCATGAAATTGAGGCAAGGATGCATAATGGGCTGGTGAAAGGTCATGCATACTCAGTGACAGCAGTGAAGAAGGTGCGTTTGGGTCACGGGCTGATAGCCTACTTCAAGAATGAAACCATTCCTCTGATCCGCATGAGGAATCCATGGGGCAAGACAGAGTGGTCAGGAGCCTGGAGTGACAG CTCTGAAGAATGGGCAAAGATTGGTGATATGGAAAGGGGAAGCCTTGGCATTGTAGTAGAGGATGATGGAGAGTTCTG GATGTCTTTTGCAGACTGGTGCAAGTTCTTCACAGATGTAGATGTGTGCCGTCTCATCAACACCTCGATGATCAGCCTCCATAAGACGTGGCACGAGTTGGTTCACTTTGGGAGCTGGACCAAAAATGCAGAGCCGCTGTTGAACCGCTGTGGCGGCTGTCTTAACCACAAACGGACATACCTGCAGAACCCACAG TACATGTTTGATGTTAccaaggaggaggatgaggtcTTAATCTCCCTGCAACAGAAAGACATACGGGTCCACAGAAGAGTTGGTCAAGGAGATAACCTAAGCATTGGCTTTAGTGTACTCAAG GTGGAGCTGAACAGAAAATACAGGATGCATGACATCCTAACGCAGCAATCTGTGGCCAACTCCACCTACATCAATGCTCGCACAGTGTTCATGAGACAAATGCTCCCACAGGGGCGCTACATCATCATCCCCACCACCTTCGAGCCTCAGACTCTGGGGGACTACATGCTCAGAGTGTTCACCGATGTGGACTCGGGATGCAG GGAGCTGATCGATGATAAGCCAAGGGTGAGATGCTGGAGTGCATTCGTTGGGTATCCACAAGTTGTGTCTCATGTCTACGTCCACGGAGCAGAGGGGCTGCAGAACCAGGAGAGTCCAGGAG GTGCAGACCCCTATGTGATCATATCATGTGAGGGCCACTCAGTGAGGTCCACCGTCAAGAAGGACACTCTGGAACCAGAGTTTGCAACCAGCGCCATTTTCTACAGGAAGAAGATTAGAAAGCCCATAACTATTGAG TTGTGGAACAGTAACGCAGTGAAGGACGAGTTCATGGGTCAGGTGGTGCTGTCGGGGTCAGTGAAGGACTCGATTGAACCTCAGAGGCTCCAGCTGAGGAAACGAGGGCGGCAGATGGCTGACGAGATGCCCGGGAACATCAGTCTGAGGATCGCCACAGCTACCCAGCTTACTGCCATGTGA